ACATTGCAATGGGTGACTCTCCTGCGATAAAGGTAAATACATGATCAAATTGTTATCGCAATTAAATTAgattaatatataatttaaagatAGATCTCCTGCagtaacaatttttaaataataattaaagctgCTTCAGCATTATTCAATACTTAATGgcgataatattataaaaaagtatgtTAACGGGTTTGTTTATAAATTGATAAACCCTAATCagtttgactttgacatttCCCGAATTATTATCTAACCTCACTTGTGGGTTCGTATCTAATATTACAAAATCGAGATGGCTTATGACTTAAAACAAGAAGATGAGGTGAAGGAGTACATAGAAAACCTCGGTATCGAATACCGCTTCGGCTGCTATAAGGAGAAAAAGCCGGAAGTATGTCATCTTTTGGGTGATTATCTGGAGGCAATAAAGAAGGATTTCGACAAGGCTGCGAAGGTGTTTAAAAGCAATTGTTTGGATTATAAATTTGGCAAATCATGTCTGAAGATTGGGAACTATACGTTGATTGGTCGTGGGCGGGAGAAGGGTGACGCTGCTGAAGCGTTGAAGTACTTCGAGAAAGGATGCGAATATAACGAGCCGGGAGCGTGCCTACACGCTGGTATGCTTCTCACCGCCACTGGACCAGGAGTTAATATAACCAGAGATGTCCCTAAAGGTAAGTTATTTAGTAACCAACAAGTTTCTATCAGTCCAAATGCATAAATCAGCTGTTCTATTGTTGTGTTTGAAATTCAAGGTGAAagtcttattttcaaaagaatATATACCTAAACATCAACAATGAGAAACAAAAGTAGTCGGCATAACTAGTCATAAAGAAATTTACTTCCAGGTTACAACTACCTCAAGAAAAGCTGTGACCAAAATGATCCGATGGCCTGCCACTACTTATCTGGAATGTATCTCACTGGAGTACCCAAGAACGTAGCAGAATTCAACCCTCACAGACCAGATAAAAACGCCAACATTGAATACCTCATAAAGTCTGACAAAACTCAAGCATTCAATTTTGCTAAGAAAGCTTGTGAGCTCGGAAACATGTATGCTTGTGCGAATGTCAGTATGATGTACAAAAGAGGTGACGGCGTGGAAAAGAATCCGGATGAATCAAAGAAATTCTTTGAAATCGCACAAGCATTAC
This genomic window from Helicoverpa zea isolate HzStark_Cry1AcR chromosome 24, ilHelZeax1.1, whole genome shotgun sequence contains:
- the LOC124642411 gene encoding cytochrome c oxidase assembly factor 7 homolog: MAYDLKQEDEVKEYIENLGIEYRFGCYKEKKPEVCHLLGDYLEAIKKDFDKAAKVFKSNCLDYKFGKSCLKIGNYTLIGRGREKGDAAEALKYFEKGCEYNEPGACLHAGMLLTATGPGVNITRDVPKGYNYLKKSCDQNDPMACHYLSGMYLTGVPKNVAEFNPHRPDKNANIEYLIKSDKTQAFNFAKKACELGNMYACANVSMMYKRGDGVEKNPDESKKFFEIAQALQKAHETTKEIKFQQGLDGK